The genomic stretch AGTACAGGCTGAAAGCGGCTTCAGGGAAGTCACGCTTGTCCACCAGGCGGAAGCCCAGCACGCGGGTGTAGAAGTCCAGCGACTTCTCGATGTCCTTGACCCGCAGCATGGTGTGGTTGAAGACGAACTGGGCGGTGGCGGCGTCAGGTTGTGCGGTGACGCCAGGCAGGGTTTGCAGATCGTGCAGGCTCATGGGAACTCCTGAGACGGGGCCGGGCGCAAGGCGCCGGCAAAACAGACAGGCTGGCCATGATACGGCAGTGCGACGATTGCGCAAATGAAAGCGCCCTGCAAAGGCAGGGCGCTGAAATTAGAGGCCCGCATGTGCGGGCGCGTGATGGGGTCGCTAATCCTTTAGCTGTTTCGATACTGAGCCAGTCCTTGTGAAAAAAGTGTGAAGCCTGTGTGCACATTTCATCAGCGTACCCAGCTTTCTACCGTGGCGGCCCCATACTGTTCTTTCCAGGCTTTGAGGCCGCGGTGGTTGCCGCCTTTGGTCTCGATTCGCTCGCCAGTGTGCGGGTTCTGATAGACCTTGACCACCCGCGGGCGGCGTTGTTGCTTGGGCGGTGTGCTGGAAGTGCGGGCCACAGCCTTCGGGTCGAGGATGGCGATGATATCGCGCAGGCTCTTGTCATAGCTTTTCATCAGGCCGACTAGTTTCTGCTCGAATTCGATTTCGCGTTTGAGGCCGGCATCCTTTTTCAACGCTTCCAGTTGCGCCATCTGTTCCTGGAGCGCTTTTTCGGCAGCACGAAACTCTGCAAGTCTGGACACTGTAATCACTCCTGTACGTCAGTCGTGGCAGGGCGTGACGAACATTGAAGAAGAGTAAAAACGCCGGCCACGCAGGTGGGTTCCACTGTTCGCTGATATCGAGTGTAGTCATTCATGGCTACTGGGTAAACTGCTAACTTTTTGTAAGTAATCCGGGAACTTTCCCAGTTTTGCGGGCGATATTTTGCAGTTTTTCTGCGGTTGCGCGACCGGATGCCTAGACCATGGTCCAATGGCCCGCACCAGAGCCTTTGCGCGATCATTTCAGATGATGGCCGACCCATGTTCGGACCTGCCGCAGTGCCGTGGCCAGCCTGTGCCACAGGTTGTTAACTCGTCTTCATTCTGGATGTTTCCTCGCATGTTTTCCCCTTTCCCCCTCGCTCCCGGGCGCCGTGTTACCGGCCTGTTTCTATTGTGTGCCGGTGTCAACGCCCAGGCTGCCGGGTTTCTTGAAGACAGCAGTGCCAGGGTCGAAGCACGCAATGTCTATTTCAACCGGGACTTCCGGGACGGTTACAGCAGTTCCAGCCAGGGCGCATCCAAGCGCGAAGAGTGGGCACAAGGCTTCATCCTCAATGTGCAATCGGGTTATACGCAAGGCCCGGTAGGTTTCGGTGTGGATGCGCTGGGCATGTTCGGCTTCAAACTGGATTCCAGCCCGGCCGACAGTAACAGTGGGTTACTGCCCTCGTCCGGTCACGATCCCCGGCACTCGGCCGACCAGTATGCGAAGATGGGCCTGGCGGCCAAGGTCAAGGTCTCCAGTACTGTGCTGAAGTACGGCTCAATGATGCCGGATGTGCCGTTGCTCAAGTACAACGATGGCCGTCTGCTCCCGACCCTGTTCCAGGGTGCCATGCTCACCTCCGAAGAACTGCACGACCTGAAGTTCACCCTGGCTCGCCTGGACAAATACACGGCTCGGGATTCCACCGACCGCCAGGACATCCGCGTGCATTGCAAGAACAAGCGTTATGCTTGCGGTACCGAAGCCGACCACTTCGACCTGGCCGGTGTCGACTATCGCTTCAACGAGCGTTTCAGCGCTCAGTACCAAGTGGCCAGGCTGGAGAACATCTATCGCCAGCACTTTCTCGGGCTGGTGGCCAGTCAACCGCTGGCGGTGGGCAGCCTGTCGGCTGACTTACGGCTGATCAAAAGTGATGACATCGGCAATGCCCGTGCGGGCGAAATCGACCATCGCGCCTTCAGCGGCATGTTTGGCTACAGCGTCGGTGGCCACAAGATCAGCGCCGGCTGGCAACGCATGTATGGCAATAGCGCCATGCCGTACCTGGATGGCAGCAACCCGTATCTGGTCAACTACGCCCAGGTCAATGATTTCGCCGCTGCCCAGGAGCGCTCCTGGCAAGTACGCTACGACTACGACTTCAAGGCGCTGGGTGTGCCCGGCCTGACCTTCTTCACCCGTTACATCAACGGCGACAATATCAAGGTGCCGGGCAGCCGTGCCGAAGGCAAGGAGTGGGAACGCGACACCGAGTTCAAGTACCAGGTACAAAGTGGCACTTTCAAGGATGTCAGCGTACGCCTGCGTAACTCCACCTACCGCAGTAACTATGAAAAGTGGGCGCGTGACATGGATGAGACGCGGGTCATTGTAAGTTACAATTTCTCGCTGTTCTAGACATCCTAGGGCAACGCATTCAATACTGCTGGCGCGCGGGGATGCAGGTGAGGACACCACGTCGTGTGAAGAAGTGCCCGAGCCTGTATCCTGTGCTGTGGTACTTTGCCATGTGGCGCAGTTTTTAATACCGGCAGCCCGACTTGAAAATATCCTTGCCTGCCAGTTGTGCCAAGGGGCTGTGCCCCTCGCTCGAGCTCCAGTAATAGACGTTATAGTTCATCGCAAAGGGGTCTCGACCATAGAGGCCGAAGAAGATTGTCTGTGTAGTACTGCGGTTGTCGTCTGCCACGCTTCGCACGACCCACAACGGCTTGTCGGGTTCGGTCGCTTCCACCTGAATGTAATAAGGGATCCGGAAGTTAGGATTTGGGTCCTTCCATTTTAACGTCATGGTGCCTGAGATTCCGTTGATGTTGTCTACGCACAAATCAGTAGGGGCTTTTTCAAGAGCAGGCGTTGTAAACGTTCCTTTGTCCTCGCGATCAGGTGCCTGGCCTTCGCTTTGATATATCTTGATGGTGTACTCGTACCGTGTGTCAGGGCGCAGATCATAAAGCGGTGTGGCGTTATTGGACAGGTTGTGGCGAGTGAAGGGTTGGCCATTCAAGGAGATTTCCACGAACGGTAGGCGAACGTCCCGCGGCCTGTTTTCGTACATAAGCAGTCCGCTGATTGCATTACCGCCTGGCTGGGTACTGAATTTGAATGTCGGCGGGGGCGGGAGCAGGTGCAAGGGAATCGTGGTCGGCGTGGCGTTATCGGTGTCGTTGTTGGTGACGACATTGACAACCAAACGGCCTCGCCCCTCGTCCAGCTCGGCCGTGAGGAACCCTCGCCGGAAGCTTGCCCCAGCGTCATATACTGGCGTGTCGCCAATGGGTTGCTTGACTCCGACGTTGTGGTGGTGGCCATGGAAGATGCTCAGGACCCGGTATTGTTTGACCAGGTTGTAAAACCGATTCCTGTCGGCTGCCGATCCGAATGTGGCATCCCCGGGCGAGCGATGCATGTTGATGACAATATATTTGCCATTTTTGTTTGCCACCTCCATCTGCTGCTCAAGCCAGGCGAGTGAAGAGGTAATTTCGAAACGGACCTCTCTGGGGTGAAGTGGGCTGCTGTTGCTGGAAAAACTGTTGGTGTAGTTATAGTGGTCGTTAAGCTGGATGAACATGATGCTGCCAATGGTTTTGCTGTAACCGTAGCTTCCGGTCCAGCGTCTGTAGTCAGGCCGGTCTTCATCTGTTATGTGGAATGCGTCAACCTGCCATCCTCTCACCGCGGCCTCAAGGTGCTGGATGGAGTCTCGTGCGCAGCCGTTGTTGGCGCACTTGCCAACATTGTTCTGATAATCGTGGTTTCCCAAACTCCAGTAAGTGCCGGGCACCGTCGCCAGGTGTTGGAACATCACGCCCCATTCGCTGCCGTGGCCGAACTCCGTCACGTCACCATTCAGAAAAACAGGGATGGTACCGCCTGAGGCATTTCGCCAGTGGTTGATAGCGTTATCTTGTTCTGTCATTAACTGTTTCGACAGTACCGGTTCGTCGGAGGAGTTTGGCCCACGAGGGTATTGGGTGTCCGCGCGTATGATGAAGCGTTGAATAGAATCTTGAGGGCTTGATACGTTCAATGCTTTCGGTGGAGCAAGCGAAGCGCATGCGGCCGTCGACAGGCCGGCCACAATCAGGGCAGCGCGTATCGTGTGTGTTGTAAGGTGCATTACCGGGAACCTGCATTTCAGACAAGGTCCCCGAGCGTATGGTTTTCCTTTGTTTTGAAATACTATCAGGTCCACCAGTTGCTGATGTACAAGGTATAAGGTAGATAAATGAATGCCAACATACTGTTGATAGGCATTGGGCCAGGCGATCCACGCCAGGTTACCTACGAGGCGGTGGAGGCGCTGCGACGCGCCACGCTGTTCTTCGTCCTTGCCAAGGGCCCGGAAACGGATGAACTGGTGCGCTTGCGCAAGGTTATCCTTGAACGGTACCGACCCGAAGGCGGATATCGCTTGGTGCAGGTGGATGACCCACGTCGCGAGGCTCAGGCCGAGGACTATGTGGGGGCTGTGCATGATTGGCACCGTCAGCGTGCAGCGCTTTATGCCCGGCTGATCGGCGAAGAAATGGCCCCTGATGATATTGGTGCCTTCCTGCTGTGGGGCGAGCCCACCCTGTACGACAGCACCCTGCGTATCCTCGACCTGGTCCGCGAGCGCGGCGTGACGCTGCGTTTGCAGGTCATCCCTGGCATCAGCAGTGTGCAGGCGCTGGCGGCGCGGCACCAGGTACCGCTCAACCGCATCGGCGAGCCCCTGACTGTGCTGCCGGGGCGGCGCCTGGCCGGGCAGGGGCCAATCGACAATGTGGTGGTGATGCTCGACGGGCAGTGCGCTTTTGCCGGGCTCGATGACCCGGCGTTGAACATCTATTGGGGTGCGTACCTGGGGACGGAGGATGAAGTGCTGATTGCCGGGCCGTTGCAGGCGGTGAAGGCACAGATATTGGAAGTGCGTGCGCGAGAGCGGGCGCGCAAGGGGTGGATCATGGATACCTATCTGCTGCGCAGAGCGCTGTGAGGTGGGTCGCCTGTGCCGGCCTCTTCGCGGGCAAGTCCGCTCCTGCAGGCGAAACAGGCGACACCGTGCTCAAGGGTTACCCAGAATACCTACTACCGTGTCCCGCAACTTGTCGATGCTGAAAGGTTTGCCGATCAGGTGCATGCCCTCCGGTACATTGAAGCTGTCGGCGTAGCCGCTGGCGAACAACACCGGTAATAGTGGCCGCAGTTCGCGCGCTTTTCCCGCCAGCTCTTCACCTCGCATGTCCGGCAGCCCCACATCGGTCATCATCAGTGCCAGCGCCTGGCTGGGGTCTTCAAGTACACGCAGGGCGGCTGTGGCGTCTTCTGCCTCGATGACCTTGTAGCCCAACTCGTCGAGCACTTCGACCATCAGCATGCGTACGATGTCGTCGTCTTCGACTACCAGAAGGTGCATGGTTCAAATCCTGTACAAATGAGTGTCTTTAATCTGTGCACCGCGCGGCATCAGAAGTTCCCGAGGATACCGCTCCATGCAAATAGATGGAACGATTGCCGAACGCAACCTTCAAATACTGGCTCAATGCCCTGCCAGACCTGTCAAAGCTGGTTAGACTCGCTTATCAGGACAGTGCAGTGGCAGATAACAATAACGACTGATCGGCCACTCTTTTCAATGGACTTTTCTAGCTCGGGCGTTTTCTCATGATTCAAGCAGCCTCGATGGACCAGCGAAGCTTTCGCAAGCTGTTGAGCCGCAACATCGGCCTTCCCCTGGGGGTTGGCCTGCTGGGGGCCGTGGCCTTCGTCGCGGTGATCAACTATCTGCTTTCGGCCATGCAGTGGGTCGAGCACACCGACCGGGTGATCGGCAATGCCAACGATACGGTCAAGCTGTCGATCGACATGGAAACGGGCATGCGCGGCTTCCTGATCACAGGCGACGAGCGCTTCCTTGACCCCTACGAAGTGGCCAAGCCACGCATTTTCGGCAGCCTGCAGAGCCTGCGCGGCATGGTCGAGGACAACCCCCAACAGGTCGACCGCATCGATCGGCTGATCGCCTTGCAGCAGGCCTGGAACGACTTCGGCAACCAGATGATCAACCTGCGCCGCAGCCAGGGCGATTACCAGACCTTGATCGGCAACGGCCGGGGCAAGCGCATCACTGATGAAATCCGCAAGGAATTCGACGACCTGATCAGTACCGAACAACAACTGCGCATGGCCCGCAACGAAAAAGTCAGTTCCGTCACTGTGATGGCGATCTCGTCTTTCGTGCTGTTCATTGTCGGCCTCAGCGCATTGCTGGCTTACCTGGGCCGTCGTGACCTGCTGGCACTTTCGGCCAGCTATGACGAAAACCTGCAGGCCCAGCAACGCTCGGCGCAGCGTCTGGAGCACCAGGCCTGGTTGCGCACCGGCCAGACCCAGCTGGCGCAGCAGGTGCTCGGGCAGCTGACCTTGCCCATGCTTGGCGAGAACATCCTGCGCTTTTTTGCCTCTTATCTGGGCAGCGTGGTGGGCGCCGTGTACGTGCGCGACGAGCATGGCCGGCTGGTGCGCGTGGCCTGTTATGGCCTGGGTGCCGAAGAGCAGGCCCGCGAGCAAGTCGAGCCGGACCACCATGGCCTGTTGGCCCAGGCGGTCCGCGAAGGCCGCTTGCTGCGCCTGGACGACCTGCCCGAAGACTTCTATCGCCTCAGTTCCGGCCTGGGTAGTGGCTTGCCGCGCAGTGCGCTGCTGATGCCGGCGACCGAAGACGGGCAGATCAACGGGGTGATCGAGCTGGGTTTCCTGCGCCCCTTGCAAGAGCGGGATGAAGAGCTGCTGGAGCGGGTCGGCGGCAACCTGGGCATGTCGATCGAGAGTGCCCGTTATCGTCAGCGCCTGCAGGAAGTGCTGGCCGAAACCCAGCAACTCAACGAAGAGCTGCAGGTACAGCAGGAAGAACTCAAGACTGCCAACGAAGAGCTCGAAGAGCAGTCACGGGTGCTCAAGGAGTCGCAGGCCCATCTGGAGACCCAACAGGCCGAACTCGAGCAGACCAACGAGCAGTTGTCAGAACGCACCGAAGCGCTGGACCGCAAGAACGATGAGCTGAGCCAGGCGCAACTG from Pseudomonas putida encodes the following:
- a CDS encoding response regulator; amino-acid sequence: MHLLVVEDDDIVRMLMVEVLDELGYKVIEAEDATAALRVLEDPSQALALMMTDVGLPDMRGEELAGKARELRPLLPVLFASGYADSFNVPEGMHLIGKPFSIDKLRDTVVGILGNP
- a CDS encoding transcriptional regulator; the encoded protein is MSRLAEFRAAEKALQEQMAQLEALKKDAGLKREIEFEQKLVGLMKSYDKSLRDIIAILDPKAVARTSSTPPKQQRRPRVVKVYQNPHTGERIETKGGNHRGLKAWKEQYGAATVESWVR
- the cobF gene encoding precorrin-6A synthase (deacetylating), with protein sequence MNANILLIGIGPGDPRQVTYEAVEALRRATLFFVLAKGPETDELVRLRKVILERYRPEGGYRLVQVDDPRREAQAEDYVGAVHDWHRQRAALYARLIGEEMAPDDIGAFLLWGEPTLYDSTLRILDLVRERGVTLRLQVIPGISSVQALAARHQVPLNRIGEPLTVLPGRRLAGQGPIDNVVVMLDGQCAFAGLDDPALNIYWGAYLGTEDEVLIAGPLQAVKAQILEVRARERARKGWIMDTYLLRRAL
- a CDS encoding outer membrane porin, OprD family, with amino-acid sequence MFSPFPLAPGRRVTGLFLLCAGVNAQAAGFLEDSSARVEARNVYFNRDFRDGYSSSSQGASKREEWAQGFILNVQSGYTQGPVGFGVDALGMFGFKLDSSPADSNSGLLPSSGHDPRHSADQYAKMGLAAKVKVSSTVLKYGSMMPDVPLLKYNDGRLLPTLFQGAMLTSEELHDLKFTLARLDKYTARDSTDRQDIRVHCKNKRYACGTEADHFDLAGVDYRFNERFSAQYQVARLENIYRQHFLGLVASQPLAVGSLSADLRLIKSDDIGNARAGEIDHRAFSGMFGYSVGGHKISAGWQRMYGNSAMPYLDGSNPYLVNYAQVNDFAAAQERSWQVRYDYDFKALGVPGLTFFTRYINGDNIKVPGSRAEGKEWERDTEFKYQVQSGTFKDVSVRLRNSTYRSNYEKWARDMDETRVIVSYNFSLF